The genomic window TCGTCCTCGCCCTGCAGACCGGGGACCACGTGCCCCGTCACCACGTTCAGCAGCTCGCGGAGCGCGTCCTCGGCCAGCAGGCCGTCGTCGAGCTCCTCGGGATCCATGCCCAGGATGTTCGCGGCGATCTCCAGGCACAGGTCCCGGGGCGCGCTCAGGGTCAGCGTGCCGCAGGTGCCCCCCGAGAAGGAGACGCTGGACTGTACCCACGGCGCTCCGGTCGTCTCGAACTTTTCCTTCGCCACGGGATCGCCGAACATGAAGGCGAGGCGCTCGCTGATGTCCAGGAAGATGACGCTCACGATTTCTTGTCCGAAATACATCATCGCACCCCCGCTCCGGTGTGTTCGATCACCAGCTCCTCGATCTGTTCGGGGGTGAACGGCTTGTGCACGAAGCCCCGCACGCCCAGCTCGCGCAGTCGTTCCACGCGGGGCGAGCCGCCGGCGCTGGAGATCACGACCACCGGCAGCCTGTCGGTGAGTCCGTCCCGGCTCAGCTTCGCGATGAATTCCTCGCCGTTCATCTCCGGCATGACCAGGTCGGTGAACAGGATGTCGACGTCCTGTTCCGCCAGGATCTTCATGGCTTCCAGGCCGTTGGCGGCCTCGAAGATCTCGGTGATGGCCAGGTTCGTGATGCGCAGC from bacterium includes these protein-coding regions:
- a CDS encoding chemotaxis protein CheX, which translates into the protein MSVIFLDISERLAFMFGDPVAKEKFETTGAPWVQSSVSFSGGTCGTLTLSAPRDLCLEIAANILGMDPEELDDGLLAEDALRELLNVVTGHVVPGLQGEDEAFELSVPSFRMLASGARDELLEDPGTICYELDDSPVLLNLAIDDDAD
- a CDS encoding response regulator, producing MSLKILIVDDSITVRAVLRKALRITNLAITEIFEAANGLEAMKILAEQDVDILFTDLVMPEMNGEEFIAKLSRDGLTDRLPVVVISSAGGSPRVERLRELGVRGFVHKPFTPEQIEELVIEHTGAGVR